The Roseibaca calidilacus genome has a window encoding:
- the flgL gene encoding flagellar hook-associated protein FlgL codes for MISDAQFAQTAIRAFTRQDQQISDLQTRLSSGVNDPRVSADPARAMELSALRDLRSDLSTQTDIGRIAADRLAMTDSVLSEVSDGVRELYRISLQANNDTLTREAHGALRVQAETLRNTLLAAANATDPQGRPLFSGNAPGPAFVNAPDGVRYQGDNSATAIQMGRNTLMQTGLPGGQVFGDGQDSVFALLDDVITGLSDPVLGARDTVRANQQATLQLGIQDDPITFDIAGPEGRTLVQLPLSAGSEAAQIAAINSVSAQTGVQAQAAPDGVGIRLSAAGDMTLSNQTSPMGNLASRPLVTLQQLDSDGTTTSDPVALRPAHLERQELLARSSAKVGHMAEMHAAVGALGSTLDSRLEQIAETRLTVDQAMSRLNDVNVAETITRLQTLLLTQQASQQSFVKIAGQSLFDYLR; via the coding sequence ATGATTTCGGACGCTCAATTCGCCCAGACTGCCATTCGTGCCTTCACGCGGCAGGATCAGCAGATTTCCGATCTGCAAACCCGGCTGTCCTCTGGGGTGAATGATCCGCGCGTTTCTGCCGATCCCGCGCGCGCCATGGAATTGTCCGCCCTGCGCGATCTGCGCTCTGATCTGTCCACCCAGACCGATATTGGCCGGATTGCGGCCGACCGCTTGGCCATGACCGACAGCGTTCTGTCCGAAGTTTCTGACGGGGTGCGCGAATTGTATCGCATCAGCCTTCAGGCAAATAACGACACGCTGACCCGCGAAGCGCATGGCGCGCTGCGCGTTCAGGCCGAAACCCTGCGCAATACGCTTTTGGCGGCCGCCAATGCCACCGACCCGCAAGGCCGCCCGCTGTTCTCGGGCAACGCGCCCGGGCCAGCCTTTGTCAACGCGCCCGATGGTGTGCGCTATCAGGGCGACAATAGTGCAACCGCCATTCAAATGGGCCGCAACACCCTGATGCAGACGGGTTTGCCGGGTGGGCAAGTGTTCGGCGATGGGCAAGACAGCGTTTTCGCGCTGTTGGACGATGTTATCACCGGGCTGTCCGACCCTGTTCTTGGCGCGCGCGATACTGTCAGGGCCAATCAGCAAGCAACGCTGCAACTGGGCATACAGGATGATCCCATCACTTTTGACATTGCCGGGCCAGAGGGCCGCACACTGGTGCAACTGCCCCTGAGCGCCGGGTCCGAAGCCGCGCAGATCGCCGCGATCAACAGCGTTTCGGCGCAAACCGGGGTGCAGGCGCAGGCGGCGCCCGACGGGGTGGGCATTCGGTTAAGCGCGGCGGGTGACATGACGCTGTCCAACCAGACCAGCCCCATGGGCAACTTGGCCAGCCGCCCCTTGGTCACGCTGCAACAGCTTGACAGCGACGGCACGACGACGTCGGACCCGGTCGCGCTGCGCCCCGCCCATCTGGAGCGGCAGGAATTGCTGGCCCGGTCCTCTGCCAAGGTTGGACATATGGCAGAAATGCACGCAGCGGTGGGGGCCTTGGGCAGCACGCTGGACAGTCGGCTGGAACAGATTGCCGAAACCCGCCTGACGGTGGATCAAGCCATGTCGCGGCTGAATGACGTGAACGTGGCAGAGACCATAACCCGGCTGCAAACCCTGCTTTTGACGCAGCAGGCCTCGCAGCAAAGCTTTGTCAAAATCGCCGGGCAGTCGCTGTTCGACTATTTGCGCTAG
- a CDS encoding flagellar protein FliS: MNLQLARQHYSRLAKSDPVVPDDSHAIVALVMGELHGALDKLCIASANGTALPPDSMVKAMSALFILQSSLDMDGNSQIATSLFQVYEYCRQQVTAAFRKEAGHAEGLVKARDFIASLKQAWNQMER; this comes from the coding sequence ATGAACCTGCAACTTGCCAGACAGCACTATAGCCGCCTTGCCAAAAGCGACCCCGTGGTGCCTGACGATTCCCATGCGATTGTCGCGCTGGTCATGGGCGAATTGCATGGCGCGCTGGACAAACTTTGCATTGCCAGCGCCAATGGCACGGCCCTGCCGCCAGATTCCATGGTCAAGGCGATGTCGGCGCTGTTCATCCTGCAAAGCAGTCTGGACATGGACGGCAACAGCCAGATCGCCACATCCTTGTTTCAGGTTTATGAGTATTGCCGCCAACAGGTTACCGCAGCCTTTCGCAAGGAAGCAGGCCATGCCGAAGGCTTGGTCAAGGCGCGCGATTTCATCGCCAGCCTGAAACAAGCATGGAACCAGATGGAACGCTAA
- a CDS encoding redoxin domain-containing protein: MTLRINDTVPNFTADSTEGTLNFHDWIGDSYAILFSHPKDFTPVCTTEFGAAAAMAGQFAKRNCKIAGVSIDPVEEHLQWKADVEKVSGNPLNFPIFADDKLEIAKLYDMLPADAYLPDGRTANDSATVRTTFIIGPDKKLELALIYPMSVGRNFAEILRALDAIIATKGQPLATPADWQAGDDMIVGLALDTDAAREKFGDVEVVLPYLRKVKAPAA; encoded by the coding sequence ATGACCCTGCGTATCAACGATACCGTGCCCAACTTTACCGCCGACAGCACCGAAGGCACGCTGAATTTCCACGACTGGATCGGCGACAGCTACGCCATTCTGTTCAGCCACCCCAAGGATTTCACGCCGGTCTGCACCACCGAATTCGGGGCCGCCGCTGCCATGGCGGGCCAATTCGCCAAGCGCAACTGCAAGATCGCGGGCGTGTCCATCGACCCGGTGGAAGAACACCTGCAATGGAAAGCCGATGTCGAGAAAGTGTCAGGCAACCCGCTGAACTTCCCGATCTTCGCCGATGACAAGCTGGAGATAGCCAAGCTTTACGACATGCTGCCCGCAGATGCCTATCTGCCCGATGGCCGCACCGCCAACGACAGCGCCACCGTGCGCACGACCTTCATCATCGGGCCGGACAAGAAGTTGGAACTGGCGTTGATCTACCCGATGTCGGTGGGCCGCAACTTTGCCGAGATCCTGCGCGCGCTGGACGCGATCATCGCCACCAAGGGCCAGCCGCTGGCCACGCCCGCCGATTGGCAGGCCGGTGACGACATGATCGTGGGCCTTGCGCTGGACACCGACGCCGCGCGCGAGAAATTCGGCGATGTCGAAGTCGTGCTGCCCTATCTGCGCAAGGTGAAAGCCCCCGCTGCCTAA
- a CDS encoding rod-binding protein, whose protein sequence is MDLPPIDAAQVSFAAPTGTAKDLRQAAEGFESLFLAELLKSGRASLPGDDLTGSQAVSATQDMLDSHLAKHAAGQAGLGIADAITRQFGGYVKPS, encoded by the coding sequence ATGGATTTGCCACCGATTGACGCGGCCCAAGTCAGCTTTGCTGCGCCCACCGGCACGGCCAAGGATCTGCGCCAAGCGGCTGAGGGGTTTGAATCGCTCTTTCTGGCAGAGCTGTTGAAATCGGGCCGCGCCAGTCTGCCGGGCGATGACCTGACCGGATCGCAGGCTGTCAGCGCCACCCAAGACATGCTGGATAGCCATCTGGCCAAACACGCGGCAGGACAGGCGGGTCTGGGCATTGCCGACGCGATCACGCGGCAATTCGGCGGATATGTGAAGCCATCATGA
- a CDS encoding site-specific DNA-methyltransferase → MAVKDAAKGANMLPLDQILDGDCIEVMRGLPEASVDLIFADPPYNLQLRGDLHRPDNSKVDAVDDAWDQFDSFKVYDQFTRDWLAAARRLLKPNGAIWVIGSYHNIFRVGTALQDQGFWLLNDVVWRKSNPMPNFRGKRLTNAHETMIWASKSEGAKYTFNYEALKELNEGVQMRSDWVLPICSGHERLKDENGDKAHPTQKPESLLHRVLVGTTNPGDVVLDPFFGTGTTGAVAKLLGRHYIGIEREESYRKVASKRLGQVRPLEGAALETTVSKRAQPRVAFGTLVERGLLRPGEVLVNPRGQAAKLRVDGSLVSAEHRGSIHQVGAALEGAPSCNGWTYWQFKRDGRLIPIDILRQQIRAEMHD, encoded by the coding sequence ATGGCAGTCAAAGACGCAGCGAAGGGCGCAAACATGCTTCCCTTGGACCAGATACTGGATGGCGATTGTATAGAAGTGATGCGCGGGCTGCCCGAAGCCAGCGTCGATCTGATTTTCGCGGACCCGCCCTATAACCTGCAATTGCGCGGCGATTTGCACCGCCCCGACAACAGCAAGGTAGATGCGGTCGATGACGCTTGGGACCAGTTTGACAGTTTCAAAGTGTATGACCAGTTCACGCGCGACTGGCTGGCCGCTGCGCGCCGCTTGTTGAAACCGAATGGCGCGATTTGGGTCATCGGGTCGTATCACAACATTTTCCGCGTCGGCACCGCGTTGCAGGATCAGGGTTTTTGGCTGCTGAATGATGTGGTCTGGCGCAAGTCCAACCCCATGCCCAATTTCCGCGGCAAACGCCTGACCAACGCGCATGAAACCATGATCTGGGCGTCGAAATCGGAAGGCGCGAAATATACGTTCAACTACGAGGCCCTCAAAGAGCTGAACGAAGGTGTGCAAATGCGCTCTGACTGGGTGCTGCCGATCTGTTCGGGCCATGAACGCCTGAAAGACGAGAACGGCGACAAGGCGCACCCCACGCAAAAACCGGAATCGCTGCTGCACCGCGTGCTGGTCGGCACCACCAACCCCGGCGACGTGGTGTTGGACCCGTTCTTCGGCACCGGCACCACGGGGGCGGTCGCAAAGCTGCTGGGCCGCCATTATATCGGGATTGAACGCGAAGAAAGCTACCGCAAGGTTGCCAGCAAGCGCCTAGGCCAAGTTCGCCCGCTGGAAGGCGCGGCGCTGGAAACCACCGTTTCGAAACGCGCCCAGCCGCGCGTGGCCTTTGGCACGCTGGTTGAACGCGGCCTGTTGCGCCCCGGCGAAGTGCTGGTTAACCCGCGCGGGCAGGCGGCCAAGCTGCGTGTCGATGGCTCGCTGGTCAGTGCCGAGCATCGCGGGTCGATCCACCAAGTTGGGGCCGCGCTGGAAGGCGCGCCATCCTGCAACGGCTGGACCTATTGGCAGTTCAAGCGCGACGGCAGACTTATTCCAATCGACATTCTGCGCCAGCAAATCCGGGCAGAGATGCACGATTGA
- a CDS encoding ribonuclease HII → MSAAPQIPDFSFERLAIAQGACRVVGVDEVGRGPLCGPVTAAAVWLDPAHLPEGLRDSKRLSAKARLALSAQIRAHADIGIGHCSPAEIDALNILQASFLAMQRAIAALAVPPDHLLIDGNRLPASLPCGAEAVVKGDGRSMSIAAASIIAKTARDAIMTDLAQKYPGYGWERNAGYPTNCHLNAIAELGPTPEHRRSFKPIRKILCPDST, encoded by the coding sequence ATGTCCGCCGCCCCACAAATCCCAGATTTCAGCTTCGAGCGTCTTGCCATCGCGCAGGGCGCGTGTCGCGTGGTGGGGGTGGACGAGGTTGGGCGCGGCCCGCTATGTGGCCCGGTCACGGCGGCGGCGGTCTGGCTGGACCCGGCCCATCTGCCCGAAGGGCTGCGCGATTCCAAACGCCTGAGCGCCAAGGCCCGCTTGGCGCTTAGTGCCCAGATCCGCGCCCATGCCGATATCGGGATCGGCCATTGCAGCCCCGCAGAGATTGACGCGCTGAACATTCTGCAAGCGAGTTTTTTGGCCATGCAGCGCGCAATTGCCGCGCTGGCGGTCCCGCCCGACCATCTGCTAATTGACGGCAACCGCCTGCCCGCGAGCCTGCCCTGCGGCGCAGAGGCGGTGGTGAAAGGCGACGGGCGCAGCATGTCGATTGCCGCCGCGTCTATCATTGCCAAGACCGCGCGCGACGCGATCATGACAGACCTGGCGCAGAAATACCCCGGTTATGGGTGGGAACGAAACGCCGGATATCCGACAAACTGTCACTTAAATGCCATAGCAGAGCTTGGGCCAACCCCAGAGCATAGACGGTCCTTCAAGCCCATACGCAAAATCTTGTGTCCCGATTCTACTTGA
- a CDS encoding aldehyde dehydrogenase family protein: MQDKRQFYIDGAWVAPQAGTDMDVIDPSTEEVCAVIALGGQPDTDAAVAAAKAALPGWMHSAPATRLAAVERILTLYQEHAEPLAQAMSLEMGAPIDLSRRSQYGAGESHIRNFIRAIAQVPFEAPLGDHAPDSRIIREAVGVCALITPWNWPMNQITLKVIPALLAGCTMVLKPSEIAPLSAHIWAEIMHQADLPPGVFNMVHGDGPGVGTQLSGHMDVDMVSFTGSTRAGIAISKNAAETLKRVHLELGGKGANIIFADADEKAVARGVQHCFQNTGQSCNAPTRMLVERSIYDQTVEQAAEIAQATQVGPASQSGRHIGPLVSAAQFDKVQHLIETGMTEGARLVAGGLGRPEGVNRGYFVRPTVFADVTPDMTIAREEIFGPVLSIMPFDDEAHAIALANDTPYGLTNYVQSRDGARRNRMARHLRSGMVEMNGKARGAGSPFGGMKQSGNGREGGIWGIEDFQEVKAVSGWDVEAG, from the coding sequence ATGCAAGATAAACGGCAATTCTACATCGATGGCGCATGGGTAGCCCCACAGGCCGGCACGGATATGGATGTCATCGACCCCTCGACCGAAGAGGTTTGCGCAGTTATCGCCTTGGGCGGACAGCCCGACACCGACGCCGCAGTGGCTGCGGCCAAAGCCGCCCTGCCCGGCTGGATGCATAGCGCCCCGGCCACCCGTCTGGCAGCGGTCGAACGCATTCTGACGCTGTATCAAGAGCACGCGGAACCGCTTGCCCAAGCCATGAGTCTTGAGATGGGCGCGCCCATCGACCTGTCACGCCGTTCGCAATATGGCGCGGGCGAGTCCCACATCCGCAATTTCATCCGCGCCATCGCGCAGGTGCCATTCGAAGCACCCTTGGGGGACCACGCCCCTGACAGCCGCATCATCCGCGAAGCGGTGGGCGTTTGCGCGCTGATTACGCCTTGGAACTGGCCCATGAACCAGATCACGCTGAAAGTGATCCCGGCGCTTCTGGCGGGCTGCACGATGGTGCTGAAACCGTCGGAAATCGCGCCGCTTTCGGCCCATATCTGGGCCGAGATCATGCATCAAGCCGATCTGCCGCCGGGCGTGTTCAACATGGTGCATGGCGACGGGCCGGGCGTGGGCACGCAGCTATCGGGCCACATGGACGTGGACATGGTCAGCTTTACCGGGTCCACCCGCGCGGGCATTGCCATTTCCAAGAATGCCGCCGAAACGCTGAAGCGCGTGCATCTGGAACTGGGCGGCAAGGGCGCGAATATCATCTTCGCAGATGCCGATGAAAAGGCGGTCGCGCGCGGCGTGCAACATTGCTTCCAGAATACCGGGCAATCGTGCAACGCGCCCACGCGGATGCTGGTGGAACGCAGCATTTACGACCAGACCGTCGAACAGGCCGCAGAGATCGCACAAGCCACGCAAGTTGGCCCCGCCAGCCAGTCGGGCCGCCATATCGGCCCGCTGGTAAGTGCCGCGCAATTCGACAAGGTGCAACACCTGATAGAAACCGGCATGACTGAAGGCGCGCGGCTGGTCGCAGGCGGGCTTGGCCGCCCCGAGGGCGTGAACCGCGGCTATTTCGTACGTCCCACGGTGTTTGCCGATGTGACCCCCGACATGACCATCGCGCGCGAGGAAATCTTCGGCCCTGTCCTGTCAATCATGCCGTTCGATGACGAAGCCCATGCCATAGCGCTTGCCAATGATACGCCCTACGGGCTGACGAATTATGTGCAAAGCCGTGATGGCGCGCGGCGCAACCGCATGGCGCGGCATCTGCGCTCTGGAATGGTCGAGATGAATGGCAAAGCGCGCGGCGCGGGCTCGCCTTTTGGCGGCATGAAGCAGTCGGGCAACGGGCGCGAAGGCGGCATTTGGGGGATCGAGGATTTCCAAGAGGTCAAGGCCGTATCGGGTTGGGATGTCGAGGCCGGGTAA
- a CDS encoding MATE family efflux transporter encodes MSTPRTRNLRQGSIPGHFRALAVPAAIGLVFSTLYNVVDLWYAGLLGTDAQAGLAITFQVFMLLIAFGVGLSSAMSALVGNALGAEDSHGARQIATQGLVFGTLTALALAVAGIWGSPALLALVSEPGAYRDAANAYMNVILLATAPFLLAFGGNGILSAQGDTNSMKRAQIAAFFANLALNPLFVFGLPGLLPGLGFNGIALATLVSQTGVMGYILWQVMRSEVMDGARAWRPDLARAREIAAQALPATFAMMILLVAGFFVQMFLKGFGPSALAAYGVGLRIEQLILLPGFGLTGALLPIVAQNFGAGQYDRVREAWWFCLKVGTAIMLSGSGLLWFAAAPLVALFSTDPQVIRLGTDYLHVDGFILPVYLALFAVNAMLQAFKRPMATVWIGIWRQGIAVGLFCWLYVTVFDWGTWGVWFGIATAVISGLALSLWVLDRIARDTIGGLLARPQAHPAV; translated from the coding sequence ATGAGCACGCCGCGCACGCGCAACCTGCGGCAGGGGTCCATCCCCGGCCATTTCCGCGCGCTGGCGGTGCCTGCGGCCATCGGTCTGGTGTTTTCCACGCTCTATAACGTGGTGGACCTGTGGTATGCGGGCCTTCTGGGCACCGACGCGCAGGCGGGGCTGGCAATTACCTTTCAGGTTTTCATGCTGCTGATCGCCTTTGGCGTGGGCCTGAGCAGCGCCATGTCGGCACTGGTGGGCAATGCACTGGGGGCCGAGGACAGCCACGGCGCGCGCCAGATCGCCACGCAAGGGCTGGTCTTTGGCACGCTGACCGCGCTGGCGCTGGCCGTGGCCGGTATATGGGGCTCTCCGGCGCTGCTGGCGCTGGTGTCGGAACCGGGCGCATACCGCGACGCCGCCAATGCCTATATGAACGTGATCCTGCTGGCGACCGCACCGTTCCTGCTGGCGTTTGGCGGCAATGGCATATTAAGCGCACAGGGCGACACGAATTCGATGAAACGCGCGCAGATCGCGGCGTTTTTCGCCAATCTGGCGCTGAATCCGCTGTTCGTTTTCGGCCTGCCGGGGCTGCTGCCGGGTCTTGGCTTTAACGGGATCGCGCTGGCCACGCTTGTCAGCCAGACCGGGGTGATGGGCTACATTCTGTGGCAGGTCATGCGCTCAGAGGTGATGGACGGCGCGCGCGCATGGCGGCCCGATTTGGCACGGGCGCGGGAAATTGCGGCGCAAGCCCTGCCCGCGACCTTTGCCATGATGATCCTGCTGGTTGCGGGGTTTTTCGTACAGATGTTCCTGAAAGGGTTCGGCCCCTCTGCGCTGGCGGCCTATGGGGTGGGTTTGCGGATTGAACAGCTGATCCTGTTGCCCGGCTTTGGCCTGACCGGCGCGCTTTTGCCCATTGTCGCGCAGAATTTCGGCGCGGGGCAGTATGACCGCGTGCGCGAAGCCTGGTGGTTCTGCCTGAAGGTCGGCACCGCGATCATGCTGAGCGGGTCCGGGCTGCTATGGTTTGCCGCGGCACCCTTGGTCGCGCTGTTCAGCACTGACCCGCAGGTGATCCGCCTTGGCACCGATTACCTGCATGTCGACGGGTTCATCTTGCCGGTCTATCTGGCGCTATTTGCCGTGAACGCCATGTTGCAAGCGTTCAAGCGGCCCATGGCGACGGTCTGGATCGGCATCTGGCGACAAGGCATTGCGGTAGGGTTGTTCTGCTGGCTTTATGTCACGGTGTTCGACTGGGGCACATGGGGCGTGTGGTTTGGCATTGCAACCGCCGTAATCAGCGGGTTGGCGCTGTCGCTATGGGTGCTGGACCGTATCGCGCGCGACACGATCGGCGGGCTATTGGCCCGCCCCCAAGCGCACCCGGCAGTGTAA
- a CDS encoding winged helix-turn-helix domain-containing protein, producing the protein MPGPSISAAELTRHGSRALMLGIAGIVAVLALTAVLLFLNLPDANAFNARVERVFVENADLTTGAEIKLLEILAQSGTAFSETLVSYRIVIFVLLIFATGLLVTSLFMVVTLVVLNRRLATVEKQGLQVSALLIDRATNTVGINDMEFRLTPAAVETLAVLAEARLDDDMLTGAAIESVISGRAEAECDEAAGATRIKRLRDSLGNQLISEVLVKNVARQGYMLAIDARVIDLR; encoded by the coding sequence ATGCCGGGGCCATCCATCTCCGCCGCTGAATTGACTCGGCATGGCAGCCGCGCGCTGATGCTGGGCATTGCCGGAATCGTGGCCGTGCTGGCGCTGACGGCGGTGCTGTTGTTCCTGAACCTGCCCGACGCCAACGCCTTCAACGCGCGGGTGGAACGTGTGTTCGTGGAAAATGCCGACCTGACCACGGGCGCGGAAATCAAGCTGCTGGAAATACTGGCGCAATCGGGCACGGCGTTTTCCGAAACGCTGGTCAGCTACCGGATTGTGATCTTCGTGCTGCTGATCTTTGCGACGGGCCTGCTGGTGACATCGCTGTTCATGGTGGTCACGCTGGTGGTGTTGAACCGGCGCTTGGCCACGGTGGAAAAGCAAGGATTGCAGGTTTCCGCGCTGCTGATCGACCGGGCCACGAATACCGTAGGCATTAACGACATGGAATTTCGCCTGACACCTGCGGCGGTCGAAACGCTGGCCGTTCTGGCAGAAGCGCGGCTGGATGACGACATGCTGACGGGGGCCGCGATTGAATCCGTCATCTCTGGCCGGGCAGAGGCGGAATGCGACGAAGCCGCAGGTGCAACGCGCATCAAGCGCCTGCGCGATAGCCTTGGCAACCAGTTGATAAGCGAGGTTCTGGTCAAGAATGTCGCGCGCCAAGGCTATATGCTGGCCATTGACGCGCGGGTTATTGATCTGCGTTAG
- a CDS encoding FlgK family flagellar hook-associated protein translates to MSDMIHIARSGIIAARTALAVTSENVANVGTEGYRRRDVASVSNAGGQTTPTTQPTGGQGVSVSEVRRAFDQLVAQRLWTATSAQSASAAHRQVADSLETRFTPGENGLDGTMRDFFDSLSRLAASPADRTTRASALHGAQTLATEIVATAQGAAQLRADTVAQAQMTTAEAQGILQDLHVLNERLAHLGQSETIGHHPLADQRDALLQRAAQLLPASVELGADGRATLRLGSEAGPVLLDGTGPTRLHVSAEDQLTLHMTAPDGSRRDTRMLTGGRLGGLAMGLGALDMAAQEFDKLARDMVAGLNQLHRQGTDVLGQPGGDLFTMDGWQAKPAAANAGKVQVQVDMARPQPLNGPLELVYDAGGPGWTARDAGGTVLATGHDRLVLPGVTVDLAGAPRNGDRIVLEQVTGRAIDLRLAIGDADELAAAADVLVAPALGNAGAASLQLSRDAGEPSPDALDVVIADATVGLVELRNPSDDSLVATGTLAGDGRVTLAGLNLQLQGVGQTGDRFTLRPTAAGSGNGATAQAMADLRSARGDGGYGVLDSLSNFQADLGTRAAAVQRADDTAQARLDSAAAEDAALGAVNLDAEAARMVELQQAYQASAQAMSIARSLFDTLLRMI, encoded by the coding sequence ATGAGTGATATGATCCATATCGCTCGCAGCGGCATCATTGCCGCGCGCACCGCGCTTGCGGTGACGTCCGAGAACGTGGCCAATGTCGGGACCGAAGGGTATCGGCGGCGCGATGTGGCCAGCGTGTCGAATGCGGGCGGGCAAACCACGCCCACCACGCAGCCAACAGGCGGGCAGGGGGTAAGTGTCAGCGAAGTGCGGCGCGCCTTTGACCAGCTTGTCGCGCAGCGGCTGTGGACAGCGACAAGCGCGCAATCGGCCAGTGCCGCGCATCGGCAAGTGGCGGACAGTCTGGAAACCCGTTTTACCCCCGGTGAAAACGGGCTTGATGGCACCATGCGCGATTTCTTCGACAGTCTGTCGCGTCTGGCCGCCAGCCCGGCCGATCGCACCACGCGCGCCAGTGCCTTGCACGGTGCCCAAACGCTGGCCACCGAAATCGTCGCTACGGCCCAAGGCGCGGCGCAATTGCGCGCCGACACGGTCGCCCAAGCGCAAATGACCACAGCCGAGGCGCAGGGCATTTTGCAGGATCTGCATGTTCTGAACGAACGGCTGGCGCATTTGGGCCAAAGCGAAACGATTGGTCATCATCCGCTGGCCGACCAGCGCGATGCGCTGTTGCAGCGTGCGGCCCAGCTTTTGCCGGCCTCTGTCGAACTGGGGGCGGATGGGCGCGCAACCCTGCGGCTTGGGTCTGAAGCCGGGCCGGTGCTGCTGGATGGCACCGGGCCAACGCGCCTGCATGTCAGCGCCGAAGACCAGTTGACGCTGCACATGACCGCACCTGATGGCAGCCGTCGCGATACCCGCATGTTGACGGGCGGGCGCTTGGGGGGGCTGGCCATGGGGCTGGGGGCGCTGGACATGGCCGCGCAGGAATTCGACAAACTGGCCCGCGATATGGTGGCGGGCCTGAATCAGTTGCACCGGCAGGGCACCGATGTGTTGGGCCAGCCGGGGGGCGATCTGTTCACAATGGATGGCTGGCAAGCCAAACCGGCGGCGGCCAATGCAGGCAAGGTGCAGGTGCAGGTGGACATGGCCCGCCCGCAGCCGCTGAATGGCCCGCTGGAACTGGTTTATGACGCGGGCGGCCCCGGCTGGACAGCCCGCGATGCAGGCGGAACAGTTCTGGCCACCGGTCATGACCGCTTGGTGTTGCCGGGCGTCACGGTCGATCTGGCCGGCGCGCCGCGCAACGGGGACCGGATTGTGCTGGAGCAGGTCACGGGCCGCGCGATTGACCTGCGCTTGGCCATTGGCGATGCCGACGAACTGGCCGCCGCTGCCGATGTTTTGGTCGCGCCCGCCCTTGGCAATGCCGGGGCGGCCAGCCTTCAGCTATCACGCGATGCGGGCGAACCGAGTCCCGACGCGCTGGATGTTGTGATCGCCGACGCCACTGTCGGGCTGGTCGAATTGCGCAACCCGTCCGATGACAGCCTTGTCGCCACTGGCACGCTGGCCGGTGATGGCCGCGTCACGCTGGCCGGGCTGAACTTGCAATTGCAGGGTGTGGGCCAAACCGGCGATCGGTTTACGCTGCGCCCGACCGCGGCCGGGTCCGGCAATGGCGCGACCGCGCAGGCCATGGCAGATCTGCGCAGCGCGCGGGGTGATGGCGGGTATGGGGTGTTGGACAGCCTGTCCAACTTCCAAGCGGATCTGGGCACGCGCGCCGCCGCCGTCCAGCGCGCCGATGACACGGCCCAAGCAAGGTTGGATAGCGCCGCCGCCGAAGATGCCGCGCTTGGGGCCGTGAACCTAGATGCAGAGGCCGCTCGTATGGTGGAATTGCAGCAAGCCTATCAAGCCTCGGCGCAGGCCATGTCGATAGCCCGCAGCCTGTTTGACACGCTGCTGCGCATGATCTGA